In one window of Branchiostoma floridae strain S238N-H82 chromosome 14, Bfl_VNyyK, whole genome shotgun sequence DNA:
- the LOC118430987 gene encoding centrosomal protein of 104 kDa-like isoform X7, with amino-acid sequence MPTKVPFKVIQAASQDDGFSAKELETHAPTVNGWVSSRFCLYPQELVLKLNERVRIRKLQLLSHQYLIATKVEFFVGEGNRDSLGALHGNNFSRLGYVSLSDNEKTGYRARELKSVHVDCYGQFIKIILHKNYINRFNLFNQVGLVAINIIGENKDSHVQEKPLPPKKISFSELQPVSSEYTDPAMWGLINRPDYISPMDDLAFDMYQDPEVAQIIRKLDAKKAEAVRQERYDHAKKLKQAVVDLQKVGERLGKYEVEKRRAVENEDYDLAKMKKVQMEEYRLKVYQQLELHNLLDNKPTRPRNDPPPPQPRPPPREPDPPPPQPRTPPPPAQDQSPRIRENPAPNQSGEGLQEPVRQSYEERPIPTLRKQPAPAPEPEPDFYAAAAEPEDIQTSPREEEPEPMSEKNQREASAVIDVYGLPLVAGAYSKNWAHREDALLKVYKEMSEMGPDTPRDQCKSKLRAAIFLVQRSIKDKVFAVFSASLKLLKMILEDYIPQHKLGKADVTYCVEKTMPNLLAKTGDSAARQRVAALNYIQDMAQFKDVKPTHLVPHHATQPFKLTIPARLALSRVELVERLLKDLGLEKNSGLTVDNVMKFAVPALDHTAGEVRDAAVRVILDLYKAVGTPVRDYLPPDDQATRKKPLYKNIFDSFDRIDGKPTEAELKVQKQAAEKKKQEEIEQLQAQIAQLKDLQANIGKEDEEAGPSKDEGKEDQKSKPPTTHSKHRPPPREKSTLNAPSEAGDDVSSLMENMCIFCGERNEAFTEEGLDLHYWKSCPMLRRCQHCKQVVEIAGLTEHLLTECDQSDNFQQCPRCTEAIPKDDYDEHNRLKQCVVAKPEKVANHCPLCHQNIPPGEEGWKTHLMGKDGCKNNPRRVQALEKKGGRAGAGIKGKAAAKSRQQAGSRVGVRGGKVGGKTPRGK; translated from the exons atgcCAACCAAAGTGCCGTTTAAAGTCATCCAGGCCGCCAGTCAAGATGACGGATTTAGCGCTAAAGAACTGGAGACCCATGCACCTACGGTCAATGGTTGGGTCAGTTCCAG GTTCTGTTTGTATCCCCAAGAGTTGGTTCTAAAGCTGAATGAACGGGTCAGAATAAGGAAGCTTCAGCTGCTGTCACACCAGTACTTGATAG CAACCAAAGTGGAGTTCTTTGTAGGTGAAGGCAACAGAGATTCATTAGGAGCGTTACATGGGAACAACTTTAGTAGATTAGG TTATGTGTCTCTATCCGACAACGAAAAAACTGGGTACAGGGCACGGGAACTGAAGTCTGTTCATGTGGACTGCTATGGACAGTTTATCAAGATCATTCTGCACAAAAACTACATCAATAGATTCAACCTCTTTAACCAG GTTGGCCTTGTTGCAATTAACATCATTGGTGAGAACAAAGATTCCCATGTGCAAGAAAAACCG CTGCCACCCAAGAAGATTTCATTCTCAGAATTG CAACCAGTCAGTTCAGAATACACAGACCCTGCTATGTGGGGTCTCATTAACAG ACCTGACTACATCTCTCCCATGGATGACCTGGCCTTCGACATGTACCAG GACCCAGAAGTAGCACAGATCATCAGGAAACTGGATGCCAAGAAGGCAGAGGCTGTGCGAC aagAAAGATATGACCATGCAAAGAAACTTAAGCAAGCTGTGGTAGATCTgcaaaag GTGGGAGAGAGACTTGGGAAGTATGAGGTAGAGAAACGGCGGGCGGTGGAGAATGAAGACTATGATTTGGCCAAGATGAAGAAGGTTCAGATGGAGGAGTACCGACTTAAGGTGTACCAACAACTGGAGCTGCATAACCTGCTGGACAATAAG CCTACCAGACCCAGGAATGACCCACCCCCTCCTCAGCCCAGACCACCCCCACGGGAAccagacccccctcccccgcagCCCAGGACCCCGCCCCCTCCAGCTCAG GACCAATCACCACGCATCAGAGAAAACCCTGCTCCCAACCAATCAGGAGAGGGTTTACAGGAG CCAGTGAGACAATCCTATGAAGAGAGACCCATTCCTACACTGAGAAA ACAACCAGCACCAGcccctgaacctgaacctgactTCTACGCGGCTGCGGCGGAGCCCGAGGACATCCAGACCTCCCCGCGGGAGGAAGAACCAGAACCCATGTCTGAGAAGAACCAGCGGGAGGCCAGTGCTGTCATCGATGTGTACGGACTGCCTCTG GTTGCTGGGGCCTACTCTAAGAACTGGGCCCACCGTGAAGACGCCTTGTTGAAGGTGTATAAGGAGATGTCTGAGATGGGGCCAGACACACCCAGGGACCAGTGTAAATCCAAactcagggcggccatctttctGGTGCAGAGGTCAATCAAGGACAAAGTCTTTGCT GTGTTCAGTGCGTCGCTAAAGCTTCTGAAAATGATCCTTGAAGACTACATACCTCAGCACAA ACTAGGGAAGGCTGATGTGACTTACTGTGTGGAGAAGACCATGCCCAACCTCTTAGCTAAGACAGGAGACTCT GCTGCCAGACAGAGAGTGGCAGCTCTGAACTACATCCAGGACATGGCTCAGTTCAAGGATGTCAAGCCCACTCACCTGGTACCACATCATGCCACTCAACCCTTCAAACTCACCATTCCAGCCAGACTGGCCCTCAGCAGGGTAGAGCTGGTCGAACGGCTACTCAAGGATTTAGGGCTGGAGAAAAACAG TGGGCTAACTGTGGACAATGTCATGAAG TTTGCAGTGCCAGCACTGGACCACACAGCAGGAGAAGTTAGAGATGCAGCAGTGAGGGTGATACTGGACTTGTACAAGGCTGTGGGCACACCAGTCAGGGACTACCTACCACCTGATGATCAAGCCACCAGGAAGAAACCTCTCTACAAAAACATCTTTGATAGTTTTGACCGGATCGATGGAAAGCCAACGGAAGCAGAGCTCAAG GTTCAAAAACAGGCTGctgagaaaaagaaacaagaggaG ATTGAACAACTCCAGGCACAGATTGCACAGCTGAAAGATCTACAGGCTAACATTGGGAAG GAGGATGAGGAGGCGGGCCCCTCAAAAG ATGAAGGCAAAGAGGACCAGAAGAGTAAACCGCCCACCACCCACTCCAagcatcgcccccctccccgtgAGAAGTCCACCCTCAACGCTCCCTCAGAAGCAGGGGATGATGTATCTTCTCTCATGGAAAA CATGTGTATCTTTTGTGGTGAGCGTAATGAGGCGTTCACAGAGGAAGGGCTGGATCTGCACTACTGGAAGAGCTGCCCCATGCTGCGGAGGTGTCAGCACTGTAAACAG GTTGTTGAGATTGCAGGCCTGACAGAGCACCTCCTGACAGAGTGTGACCAAAGTGACAACTTCCAACAGTGTCCCCGCTGTACAGAGGCTATCCCTAAGGACGACTATGATGAACATAACAGGCTGAAACAGTGTGTTG TTGCCAAGCCAGAGAAGGTAGCTAACCACTGCCCCCTGTGTCATCAGAACATTCCACCAGGAGAGGAG GGTTGGAAAACTCACCTCATGGGGAAGGATGGCTGCAAAAACAATCCCCGCAGAGTGCAGGCTTTAGAGAAGAAAG GAGGGAGAGCAGGAGCAGGAATTAAGGGGAAAGCAGCAGCAAAGAGCAGACAGCAGGCAGGCAGCAGGGTGGGGGTCAGGGGTGGGAAGGTTGGGGGCAAGACACCCAGGGGGAAGTGA
- the LOC118430987 gene encoding centrosomal protein of 104 kDa-like isoform X2 yields MPTKVPFKVIQAASQDDGFSAKELETHAPTVNGWVSSRFCLYPQELVLKLNERVRIRKLQLLSHQYLIATKVEFFVGEGNRDSLGALHGNNFSRLGYVSLSDNEKTGYRARELKSVHVDCYGQFIKIILHKNYINRFNLFNQVGLVAINIIGENKDSHVQEKPQPVSSEYTDPAMWGLINRPDYISPMDDLAFDMYQDPEVAQIIRKLDAKKAEAVRQERYDHAKKLKQAVVDLQKVGERLGKYEVEKRRAVENEDYDLAKMKKVQMEEYRLKVYQQLELHNLLDNKPTRPRNDPPPPQPRPPPREPDPPPPQPRTPPPPAQDQSPRIRENPAPNQSGEGLQEPVRQSYEERPIPTLRKQPAPAPEPEPDFYAAAAEPEDIQTSPREEEPEPMSEKNQREASAVIDVYGLPLVAGAYSKNWAHREDALLKVYKEMSEMGPDTPRDQCKSKLRAAIFLVQRSIKDKVFAVFSASLKLLKMILEDYIPQHKLGKADVTYCVEKTMPNLLAKTGDSAARQRVAALNYIQDMAQFKDVKPTHLVPHHATQPFKLTIPARLALSRVELVERLLKDLGLEKNSGLTVDNVMKFAVPALDHTAGEVRDAAVRVILDLYKAVGTPVRDYLPPDDQATRKKPLYKNIFDSFDRIDGKPTEAELKVQKQAAEKKKQEEIEQLQAQIAQLKDLQANIGKEDEEAGPSKGQFDLSRQSTTLSNTNSKVPLGDINIQINVVQKDEGKEDQKSKPPTTHSKHRPPPREKSTLNAPSEAGDDVSSLMEKMASIASSRRGSYLEEDSMCIFCGERNEAFTEEGLDLHYWKSCPMLRRCQHCKQVVEIAGLTEHLLTECDQSDNFQQCPRCTEAIPKDDYDEHNRLKQCVVAKPEKVANHCPLCHQNIPPGEEGWKTHLMGKDGCKNNPRRVQALEKKGGRAGAGIKGKAAAKSRQQAGSRVGVRGGKVGGKTPRGK; encoded by the exons atgcCAACCAAAGTGCCGTTTAAAGTCATCCAGGCCGCCAGTCAAGATGACGGATTTAGCGCTAAAGAACTGGAGACCCATGCACCTACGGTCAATGGTTGGGTCAGTTCCAG GTTCTGTTTGTATCCCCAAGAGTTGGTTCTAAAGCTGAATGAACGGGTCAGAATAAGGAAGCTTCAGCTGCTGTCACACCAGTACTTGATAG CAACCAAAGTGGAGTTCTTTGTAGGTGAAGGCAACAGAGATTCATTAGGAGCGTTACATGGGAACAACTTTAGTAGATTAGG TTATGTGTCTCTATCCGACAACGAAAAAACTGGGTACAGGGCACGGGAACTGAAGTCTGTTCATGTGGACTGCTATGGACAGTTTATCAAGATCATTCTGCACAAAAACTACATCAATAGATTCAACCTCTTTAACCAG GTTGGCCTTGTTGCAATTAACATCATTGGTGAGAACAAAGATTCCCATGTGCAAGAAAAACCG CAACCAGTCAGTTCAGAATACACAGACCCTGCTATGTGGGGTCTCATTAACAG ACCTGACTACATCTCTCCCATGGATGACCTGGCCTTCGACATGTACCAG GACCCAGAAGTAGCACAGATCATCAGGAAACTGGATGCCAAGAAGGCAGAGGCTGTGCGAC aagAAAGATATGACCATGCAAAGAAACTTAAGCAAGCTGTGGTAGATCTgcaaaag GTGGGAGAGAGACTTGGGAAGTATGAGGTAGAGAAACGGCGGGCGGTGGAGAATGAAGACTATGATTTGGCCAAGATGAAGAAGGTTCAGATGGAGGAGTACCGACTTAAGGTGTACCAACAACTGGAGCTGCATAACCTGCTGGACAATAAG CCTACCAGACCCAGGAATGACCCACCCCCTCCTCAGCCCAGACCACCCCCACGGGAAccagacccccctcccccgcagCCCAGGACCCCGCCCCCTCCAGCTCAG GACCAATCACCACGCATCAGAGAAAACCCTGCTCCCAACCAATCAGGAGAGGGTTTACAGGAG CCAGTGAGACAATCCTATGAAGAGAGACCCATTCCTACACTGAGAAA ACAACCAGCACCAGcccctgaacctgaacctgactTCTACGCGGCTGCGGCGGAGCCCGAGGACATCCAGACCTCCCCGCGGGAGGAAGAACCAGAACCCATGTCTGAGAAGAACCAGCGGGAGGCCAGTGCTGTCATCGATGTGTACGGACTGCCTCTG GTTGCTGGGGCCTACTCTAAGAACTGGGCCCACCGTGAAGACGCCTTGTTGAAGGTGTATAAGGAGATGTCTGAGATGGGGCCAGACACACCCAGGGACCAGTGTAAATCCAAactcagggcggccatctttctGGTGCAGAGGTCAATCAAGGACAAAGTCTTTGCT GTGTTCAGTGCGTCGCTAAAGCTTCTGAAAATGATCCTTGAAGACTACATACCTCAGCACAA ACTAGGGAAGGCTGATGTGACTTACTGTGTGGAGAAGACCATGCCCAACCTCTTAGCTAAGACAGGAGACTCT GCTGCCAGACAGAGAGTGGCAGCTCTGAACTACATCCAGGACATGGCTCAGTTCAAGGATGTCAAGCCCACTCACCTGGTACCACATCATGCCACTCAACCCTTCAAACTCACCATTCCAGCCAGACTGGCCCTCAGCAGGGTAGAGCTGGTCGAACGGCTACTCAAGGATTTAGGGCTGGAGAAAAACAG TGGGCTAACTGTGGACAATGTCATGAAG TTTGCAGTGCCAGCACTGGACCACACAGCAGGAGAAGTTAGAGATGCAGCAGTGAGGGTGATACTGGACTTGTACAAGGCTGTGGGCACACCAGTCAGGGACTACCTACCACCTGATGATCAAGCCACCAGGAAGAAACCTCTCTACAAAAACATCTTTGATAGTTTTGACCGGATCGATGGAAAGCCAACGGAAGCAGAGCTCAAG GTTCAAAAACAGGCTGctgagaaaaagaaacaagaggaG ATTGAACAACTCCAGGCACAGATTGCACAGCTGAAAGATCTACAGGCTAACATTGGGAAG GAGGATGAGGAGGCGGGCCCCTCAAAAGGTCAGTTCGACTTGAGCCGACAATCCACCACCCTCTCTAACACAAACAGCAAAGTCCCCCTCGGGGACATCAACATACAGATTAACGTGGTGCAGAAAG ATGAAGGCAAAGAGGACCAGAAGAGTAAACCGCCCACCACCCACTCCAagcatcgcccccctccccgtgAGAAGTCCACCCTCAACGCTCCCTCAGAAGCAGGGGATGATGTATCTTCTCTCATGGAAAA AATGGCTTCAATTGCCTCTAGTAGGAGGGGTTCATATCTTGAGGAGGATAG CATGTGTATCTTTTGTGGTGAGCGTAATGAGGCGTTCACAGAGGAAGGGCTGGATCTGCACTACTGGAAGAGCTGCCCCATGCTGCGGAGGTGTCAGCACTGTAAACAG GTTGTTGAGATTGCAGGCCTGACAGAGCACCTCCTGACAGAGTGTGACCAAAGTGACAACTTCCAACAGTGTCCCCGCTGTACAGAGGCTATCCCTAAGGACGACTATGATGAACATAACAGGCTGAAACAGTGTGTTG TTGCCAAGCCAGAGAAGGTAGCTAACCACTGCCCCCTGTGTCATCAGAACATTCCACCAGGAGAGGAG GGTTGGAAAACTCACCTCATGGGGAAGGATGGCTGCAAAAACAATCCCCGCAGAGTGCAGGCTTTAGAGAAGAAAG GAGGGAGAGCAGGAGCAGGAATTAAGGGGAAAGCAGCAGCAAAGAGCAGACAGCAGGCAGGCAGCAGGGTGGGGGTCAGGGGTGGGAAGGTTGGGGGCAAGACACCCAGGGGGAAGTGA
- the LOC118430987 gene encoding centrosomal protein of 104 kDa-like isoform X6 gives MPTKVPFKVIQAASQDDGFSAKELETHAPTVNGWVSSRFCLYPQELVLKLNERVRIRKLQLLSHQYLIATKVEFFVGEGNRDSLGALHGNNFSRLGYVSLSDNEKTGYRARELKSVHVDCYGQFIKIILHKNYINRFNLFNQVGLVAINIIGENKDSHVQEKPLPPKKISFSELQPVSSEYTDPAMWGLINRPDYISPMDDLAFDMYQDPEVAQIIRKLDAKKAEAVRQERYDHAKKLKQAVVDLQKVGERLGKYEVEKRRAVENEDYDLAKMKKVQMEEYRLKVYQQLELHNLLDNKPTRPRNDPPPPQPRPPPREPDPPPPQPRTPPPPAQDQSPRIRENPAPNQSGEGLQEPVRQSYEERPIPTLRKQPAPAPEPEPDFYAAAAEPEDIQTSPREEEPEPMSEKNQREASAVIDVYGLPLVAGAYSKNWAHREDALLKVYKEMSEMGPDTPRDQCKSKLRAAIFLVQRSIKDKVFAVFSASLKLLKMILEDYIPQHKLGKADVTYCVEKTMPNLLAKTGDSAARQRVAALNYIQDMAQFKDVKPTHLVPHHATQPFKLTIPARLALSRVELVERLLKDLGLEKNSGLTVDNVMKFAVPALDHTAGEVRDAAVRVILDLYKAVGTPVRDYLPPDDQATRKKPLYKNIFDSFDRIDGKPTEAELKVQKQAAEKKKQEEIEQLQAQIAQLKDLQANIGKEDEEAGPSKDEGKEDQKSKPPTTHSKHRPPPREKSTLNAPSEAGDDVSSLMEKMASIASSRRGSYLEEDSMCIFCGERNEAFTEEGLDLHYWKSCPMLRRCQHCKQVVEIAGLTEHLLTECDQSDNFQQCPRCTEAIPKDDYDEHNRLKQCVVAKPEKVANHCPLCHQNIPPGEEGWKTHLMGKDGCKNNPRRVQALEKKGGRAGAGIKGKAAAKSRQQAGSRVGVRGGKVGGKTPRGK, from the exons atgcCAACCAAAGTGCCGTTTAAAGTCATCCAGGCCGCCAGTCAAGATGACGGATTTAGCGCTAAAGAACTGGAGACCCATGCACCTACGGTCAATGGTTGGGTCAGTTCCAG GTTCTGTTTGTATCCCCAAGAGTTGGTTCTAAAGCTGAATGAACGGGTCAGAATAAGGAAGCTTCAGCTGCTGTCACACCAGTACTTGATAG CAACCAAAGTGGAGTTCTTTGTAGGTGAAGGCAACAGAGATTCATTAGGAGCGTTACATGGGAACAACTTTAGTAGATTAGG TTATGTGTCTCTATCCGACAACGAAAAAACTGGGTACAGGGCACGGGAACTGAAGTCTGTTCATGTGGACTGCTATGGACAGTTTATCAAGATCATTCTGCACAAAAACTACATCAATAGATTCAACCTCTTTAACCAG GTTGGCCTTGTTGCAATTAACATCATTGGTGAGAACAAAGATTCCCATGTGCAAGAAAAACCG CTGCCACCCAAGAAGATTTCATTCTCAGAATTG CAACCAGTCAGTTCAGAATACACAGACCCTGCTATGTGGGGTCTCATTAACAG ACCTGACTACATCTCTCCCATGGATGACCTGGCCTTCGACATGTACCAG GACCCAGAAGTAGCACAGATCATCAGGAAACTGGATGCCAAGAAGGCAGAGGCTGTGCGAC aagAAAGATATGACCATGCAAAGAAACTTAAGCAAGCTGTGGTAGATCTgcaaaag GTGGGAGAGAGACTTGGGAAGTATGAGGTAGAGAAACGGCGGGCGGTGGAGAATGAAGACTATGATTTGGCCAAGATGAAGAAGGTTCAGATGGAGGAGTACCGACTTAAGGTGTACCAACAACTGGAGCTGCATAACCTGCTGGACAATAAG CCTACCAGACCCAGGAATGACCCACCCCCTCCTCAGCCCAGACCACCCCCACGGGAAccagacccccctcccccgcagCCCAGGACCCCGCCCCCTCCAGCTCAG GACCAATCACCACGCATCAGAGAAAACCCTGCTCCCAACCAATCAGGAGAGGGTTTACAGGAG CCAGTGAGACAATCCTATGAAGAGAGACCCATTCCTACACTGAGAAA ACAACCAGCACCAGcccctgaacctgaacctgactTCTACGCGGCTGCGGCGGAGCCCGAGGACATCCAGACCTCCCCGCGGGAGGAAGAACCAGAACCCATGTCTGAGAAGAACCAGCGGGAGGCCAGTGCTGTCATCGATGTGTACGGACTGCCTCTG GTTGCTGGGGCCTACTCTAAGAACTGGGCCCACCGTGAAGACGCCTTGTTGAAGGTGTATAAGGAGATGTCTGAGATGGGGCCAGACACACCCAGGGACCAGTGTAAATCCAAactcagggcggccatctttctGGTGCAGAGGTCAATCAAGGACAAAGTCTTTGCT GTGTTCAGTGCGTCGCTAAAGCTTCTGAAAATGATCCTTGAAGACTACATACCTCAGCACAA ACTAGGGAAGGCTGATGTGACTTACTGTGTGGAGAAGACCATGCCCAACCTCTTAGCTAAGACAGGAGACTCT GCTGCCAGACAGAGAGTGGCAGCTCTGAACTACATCCAGGACATGGCTCAGTTCAAGGATGTCAAGCCCACTCACCTGGTACCACATCATGCCACTCAACCCTTCAAACTCACCATTCCAGCCAGACTGGCCCTCAGCAGGGTAGAGCTGGTCGAACGGCTACTCAAGGATTTAGGGCTGGAGAAAAACAG TGGGCTAACTGTGGACAATGTCATGAAG TTTGCAGTGCCAGCACTGGACCACACAGCAGGAGAAGTTAGAGATGCAGCAGTGAGGGTGATACTGGACTTGTACAAGGCTGTGGGCACACCAGTCAGGGACTACCTACCACCTGATGATCAAGCCACCAGGAAGAAACCTCTCTACAAAAACATCTTTGATAGTTTTGACCGGATCGATGGAAAGCCAACGGAAGCAGAGCTCAAG GTTCAAAAACAGGCTGctgagaaaaagaaacaagaggaG ATTGAACAACTCCAGGCACAGATTGCACAGCTGAAAGATCTACAGGCTAACATTGGGAAG GAGGATGAGGAGGCGGGCCCCTCAAAAG ATGAAGGCAAAGAGGACCAGAAGAGTAAACCGCCCACCACCCACTCCAagcatcgcccccctccccgtgAGAAGTCCACCCTCAACGCTCCCTCAGAAGCAGGGGATGATGTATCTTCTCTCATGGAAAA AATGGCTTCAATTGCCTCTAGTAGGAGGGGTTCATATCTTGAGGAGGATAG CATGTGTATCTTTTGTGGTGAGCGTAATGAGGCGTTCACAGAGGAAGGGCTGGATCTGCACTACTGGAAGAGCTGCCCCATGCTGCGGAGGTGTCAGCACTGTAAACAG GTTGTTGAGATTGCAGGCCTGACAGAGCACCTCCTGACAGAGTGTGACCAAAGTGACAACTTCCAACAGTGTCCCCGCTGTACAGAGGCTATCCCTAAGGACGACTATGATGAACATAACAGGCTGAAACAGTGTGTTG TTGCCAAGCCAGAGAAGGTAGCTAACCACTGCCCCCTGTGTCATCAGAACATTCCACCAGGAGAGGAG GGTTGGAAAACTCACCTCATGGGGAAGGATGGCTGCAAAAACAATCCCCGCAGAGTGCAGGCTTTAGAGAAGAAAG GAGGGAGAGCAGGAGCAGGAATTAAGGGGAAAGCAGCAGCAAAGAGCAGACAGCAGGCAGGCAGCAGGGTGGGGGTCAGGGGTGGGAAGGTTGGGGGCAAGACACCCAGGGGGAAGTGA